A region of Streptomyces sp. R44 DNA encodes the following proteins:
- a CDS encoding DUF4193 domain-containing protein, with the protein MATDYDTPRKTDDDVDSDSLEELKARRNDKSTSTVDVDEFEAAEGLELPGADLSNEELAVRVLPKQADEFTCMSCFLVHHRSQLAREKNGQPICRDCD; encoded by the coding sequence CCACGCAAGACCGACGACGACGTCGACTCGGACAGCCTTGAAGAACTGAAGGCCCGCCGGAACGACAAGTCGACCTCGACCGTCGACGTCGACGAGTTCGAGGCCGCCGAAGGCCTGGAGCTTCCCGGCGCCGACCTCTCGAACGAGGAGCTGGCCGTCCGGGTCCTGCCCAAGCAGGCCGACGAGTTCACCTGCATGAGCTGCTTCCTCGTGCACCACCGCAGCCAGCTGGCCCGGGAGAAGAACGGCCAGCCGATCTGCCGCGACTGCGACTGA